The Marinitoga sp. 38H-ov genomic sequence TTATTGACGAAAAAGAAAAAATTAAAAAATATTAAAACAAAAAAATCTTCTTCGGATTTAGTAAGTGAAGCAGATTTGGAATCACAAAAAATAATAATAGATATTATTATGAATGAATTTTCAGATGCAATTATTTTAGCAGAAGAAACATGGAATGGTGATAAAAGAATATTAAAACATGGGAAAAAAGTATTTGTTATAGATCCTTTAGATGGTACATTAAATTATGTACATGGAATGGATTTTTATTCTGTTTCAATTGGAATGTTAGATGATGGAGAAATAAAATATGGAGTGGTTTATTTACCAGAAATTGATAAATTGTATTATGCAGAAAAAGGTAAAGGATCATATTTAAATGGAGTTAAATTGTTTAGGAATGATAATAAGAAATTATCAGAATCAATGTTTGTTACAGGTTGGCCATATGAAGAAGAATTATTTAAAAAAGCATATGATGCTATTGCAAAAATTCAAAAAAACATTCATGAGGTTAGAATTTTAGGTAGTGCAGCTGGTGAATTATGTATGTTAGCAGAAGGAAAAATAGATGGATATTGGGAATATGGTCTTGGTCCATGGGATTTAGCTGCAGGAGTTTTAATAGCAAAAGAAGCAGGTATGGAGGTTTATAGTATTCATCAAAAAGAATTTGATATTTCAAAAGGAGAAATAATAGCAACATTTAAAGAAAATATAGATGAAGTATATAGAATATTAAAGGAGTGATTTTGTGGAAAAATATGATGTAGAAGTTTTGGAAATAAAAGGAGAAAAAATTGAGACGTGGAGATTTAAGATAAACACAGATAACAAGAATTCTGTAAAATTACTTAAAGAAATTGTTGATTATATTAATGGAACAAATTTAAAAATAGTTATCGATCCCATAGATGAAATTTTTGCTAATATATATTTATATCCACAAGAAATTTTTACACCAATAGATAGAGAATTTTTTATAGAAAGAATAAATAAAATAGTGGAGTAAATCCACTATTTTATTTTACCAACTGGAGCTAAATAAACTACTAATTCATCATTTCCATCTACGCCTATTAGTTTATCCATACTCTCTTGATCATATGCTGCAACAGCACAAGTTCCACAATTAATTGATTCAGCTGTTAAATATAAGTTTTGACATACATGACCCGCATCTATTGCAATGGTTTTGTGTGATTCAAATGAATATTTCCATTCTGTTCTATATGGAATGGCTGTCCAAACAAAAACTACAGCACTTTTACCTAAAAATGTTTGACCTATTGTTGCATCAACTATATCCTTTGAAAAATCTCCTTTTTTAATTAATAATAACTTATGTATTGTTGGAATATATCTATATATTCCTTTTTCAATACCTTCTACATTAAAAATAATTAAATAAGTTTCTAAAGGATGTGTTGCACCTGCAGAAGGTACAGTTCTGAAAGTCACCATGTCTTTTACTATATTTTTAACCCCTTGAGTATAATATAATAAATAAGATAATTCTTCCAAAGTTAATGATTTATCTTGGAAAGATCTCCTACTTTTTCTATTTTCCAAAATATTTCGAATATCAATATTACCAAGTTTTATATATTCTGGTGGCAATAAATCTATAAACTCACCATTTTCATCATATGGTTTAATATATGGTGGAATAGGTATATTTTTAGCTTTATCAGGTTTCTCAGTTTCTAGTGCTTTCCAATTTGATTTTAATATTTCTCTTCCACATTTCTTCATTTTTTCACCTCCGATAAATAATTTTTCAAATTGTATACATTTTTAAAAACCATAAAAGAATACTTTTTTTGTTCAATAGCATTTTGAGGACAATTATATAAGCATTTTAAACAAAGAGAACAATTTAATCCGAATTTTATTTTTCCATCTTTTAATGAAATATTGTTAGTAGGACAATTTTTTATGCACCATTGACATAAATTGCAATTATCATTAACAATATACCCCTTTGCAAATATTTTTGCAAATAAATTTTGAAATATAGCCACTTTAGACAACATTATTCCTTTAAAATGTGGTTTTGTGTTTTTATGCACATTGTTTAAAATATTATTAGCAATTTCATCAATTTTATCAGGTAGTTTATCTAAAATTTGATATATTTCATTTTCTTCCATAGGTTTTATACAATTTAATGGCATTTGAATATCATCTTCATAAAAAACTTCACAATTACGACTTTTAAAAAATCTCTTTAACTTTATTCTTGATCCACTATTTGGAGGAATAAAAGCTCCAGCTGATACAGTTAAAATAGCAGTTTTTATATTATTTAACTTTGTTTTCTTTAACCATTTATATACTGGCCAAGGAACATCAAAAGAGTGTATTGGATATAATAATATAAATAATTCGCAATCATCTACAGAATAATCATAATTTTTTAAAGTAATTTTTGTTATTTCAACTTTTTTCCCCATAGATTCTAACTTCTCTTTTAATAGCTTTGAAACATACTCAGTATTTCCCGTTCCTGAAAAATAAGCCATCATAATCATTTAATCACCTCAAATCTTATCTGCAGCAATTTTGCTTGTTAAAATTGCCATCGGAATACCTGATGGACTATATGCCCATTTTCCTGCCTTATATACATTTGGAATAGAAGTTAAAGCTGATTTACTTAAACTATTTACTATTGGTAATTTATCTTTAAATGACCAACCTATAATAGAACCATTATATGTATCAGCATAATTTTCTATTGTTAATGGAGTAGCAGAAAACTTAAAAATAATTTTATCTTTTAACATGGGATAAATATTAGATAATGTTTCAATAAAATGCTTTTCCATATAACCTTTGAATTCATCATACCATCCATCATTATATAATTTTTTAACAAGCCTATAATCAAATAATGTGCTAATAATTAATCCAGTTTTGCCTTTTGGAGCTGCGTCTATATCTTTTAATACTGGTATTGATATTTCATATGTATTATATTTAGCAAATTTCTCTATCCATTCAATAATATCTTCTTTTTTGCCATTTTGTATTATTTTTTCTAACTCAGATTTATGAATTTCACCTAAACCTCTTTTTGAAGGTGTATAGAAGAAATGTCCATTAGAAATTTTTGAAAAGGTTTCAGGAGGCTCATCAACTGCCACATATACAGTATAAACTGATTCAGCAGGTTCTGCTGCTAAAATTTTTTCTTTTTCTTCTATAAACTTATTGTTGTTAACATAAACCATTGTATATAAATTTTTTAAGTCTGCTGCCCAAATTAGCTTATCATAATAATACTTTTCACCATTTTGATCAACAACATATTTTTTATTTACATCAATTGATATAATTTCTGTGTTATATAATATTTTTCCATTATTTTCTAAAAATTTTTGTTCCAATTTTTCTGATAATACACCAACTCCACCTTTTGGATAGAAATAATCTGAGTAAATATAAAAATAACTTAAAGCAAAAAATGAAGGAATATATTTAAAAAAATGTTGATCAATAATATCTATTAAAGAATTATTGGATATTCTTTTTTTTAAGAACTCCTCAATAGGTTCATTCAAGTTTTTCATAGCAGCAAAAACCTTAATAGCTTTAAACAACCAAGGTAAATAATTTATATAATCTTTAGTATTTGCAAAAAGTGGATTTTTTACACTATACAATATTTTTAAATTATCCATCGTTTTTTTAATAATTTTTATTAAATTAGATATTTCATTAGAGTTTTCAGGATATAATTCTTTTAACATTAATTCATAATCTAAAATACTATTTTCATCTCTTATATGAATTATTTTATCCTCAATTCCCATAGAAACCTTATTTGGTAGAGTTTCTAATTCTATATTTAATTTTTCTAACATAGGAAATATTATTCCAGAATTTAAAAGAGCTCTAACTCCGCCCTCAAATCTGAAACCATCCCTTGTAAATGTATTAACTAATCCACCACATTTACTATTTTTTTCTATTAACAACACATCTCTTTTTTTATATAAATCATTTGAAAAACAAGCAGCTGTTAATCCTGAAATACCCCCACCTACAATAATTGTTTTCATATTATCACCTAATAGCATTAGCTGCAATTCTGCCTGTCATTATAGCAGTTGGGCCACCTGCAGGACTATATACCCATTTTCCAACATTATATATGTTTTTAAATGGAGTTTTAATTGATTTACTCAAATAAAATATATGATTTGTCACAGGTAATTCTTGATCAAAAGCCCAGCCTACTATAGACCCTTCTGAACTTAATACAGTATTTTCTATAGTTAGTGGTGATGCAGAAAATTTAAGTATTATCTTATCTTTTAAACCTATATACAAATTTTCTGATAATATAGAAATAACTGTATCTTCTATTAACTTCTTAAATTCATTGTACCAACCTTCATCTTTTATTTTTTTAGTTATATTATAATCAAATAAGAAACTAATTATAATACCAGTTTTTCCTTCAGGGGAAGCAGAAGGTTCTCTTAAAGAAGGTATAGAAATTTCAAATGTATTATATTTACAATAATTAATTATCCAATTAATTTTGTCTTGTTTAGAAATGCTATTCCAATTTTCTAAAATATATGTTGAATCTTTTAACTCACCCAATCCTTTTTTAAATGGTGTATAAAATACATGGCATGTATGAATTTTTTCAAATGTTTCATATGGTTCATCAACGCCTAAAAAAATTGAAAACACAGATTCTGCACCTTTTGATGCTAAAATTTTTTTCTTTTTAATATTAAATTTATTGCTATTAGAGTTAATATTATTATATAAATATTTTAAATCCGCTGCCCAAATTAAATTATCATAATAATATACTTTCCCATATTCATCTTCTATTGAATTATTCTCAGGATTTATTTTGACAATTTTTGTATTATACAATGTTTTTCCGCCAAATTCTAAAAATTTTTCCACTAATTTTTCTACTAAATTGCCCATACCACCTTCTGGATAAAGATAATCATTATACAGTGCAAAATAACTAAATGCGAAAAATGTTGGTGTATTTTTAAAGAAATGTTGTCCAATAATATCATTTAATGAATTATCTTTAGAAAGTTTTTTCAAATACTCTTCAAATGGCATATTTAATTTGTTAATTCTATACATGGTATGAATAAACTTAAATACCCACGCTATTAAACGAGGTATTAATAATGCTTTGTTTTTTTTAAATAAAGGATTATCTACTCCATACAATACTTTCATATCTTCAATTATTTTTTTTATTTCTTTTATAATATTGTCAATATACTTTGAGCTATTAGGATATAATTTTTTTAATAGCATAGTATAATCTTCAATACTGTCTTCGCCCTTAACAACAATTTGTTCATTTTCAACTCTCAATGTAATTGGATTAGGATAAAATTTTAAATCTATATTCAACTCTTCAATCATAGGTTTAACTAAACCTGAATTTACTATTGCTCTAGCGCCACCTTCAAATCTAAATCCATTTCTATAAAATGAATTAAAAAGGCCACCACAAGAGTTATTTTTTTCGATTAATAATACATTTTTACCAGCACGCGCTAAATAAATTGCAGATGTTAAGCCAGAGATTCCTCCTCCGACAACAATGACTTTTGACATAAGCTCACTCCTTCTAATTTTGCAATTTTAACAGATAAATCCCATAATTTACATGCTATTTCCATATCTTTAGCTGGTGGTGTTAATTCTTCTTCTTTTGTAAGATGGAAAAATTTATCAGTAACATTTTCCATTTCTGGAGAAACTCCTAAATAATATAATGCTTCTGCAGATATTTCTGGAGTTTTTGAAAAAGAATCAATAAAAGTACTTTTAAATAATTTATAAGTTTTTCCATTATCTTTTCCTGTATTAGTTTTTACAGCACCAGGATGCATAGCAATTATTGTTGGTCCATTTAATAGTTTTGAATATATGTGCATAGTTAAAATTTGGCATATTTTTGCATTACCATACCCTTTTAAACCACTATACTTATTTTTTTCAAACATCAAGTCATCTAGATCAGGACCCCATACAGAAAATCTATACCCTTCAGAACTAACAAGGATAATTCTACCTTTACCTTGTTTATTAAATTTATCAAGCAATATATTATTAATAATAAACGGAGCAAGAAAATGTACAACAAAATTTTCTTCTAAACCATCTTTTGTTATTTTCTTTTTTGTATAAAAAACTCCAGCATTATGAATTAAAACATCTATATTAGTATCTAAAGATAATAGATAATTTGCAGTATTATATATATTATTTAAAATGCTTAAATCAGCAATAAAATAATCACATTTGGTATTAAATTCATTCTCTATTTCTTCTTTTAATTTTTTAGATTTTTCCAAATTCCTGTTAATAGTTAATAAATTTGCACCCATTGAAGCATATTTTTTAGCTGTATAATAGCCAATTCCTGAAGTGGCACCGGTTATAACAACTAGCTTATTGTCAAATCTTAAATCGCATCTTTTAGGTTCTTCTCTCATATTTTTTATCATAGCCATAACATTTGACCATTTATATTCTTTCCAATATTTAAATATTTTTTTCTTCATATTATCCAAACACCCTTCTCATAAATCTTCTATATGGTTTTGCTAATCCGGTGATATTATCAAATATGTCTCCCCATAAATCATAATAATCTCTTTGATCAATGATTTTTCCTTCTTCATTTAAAATAACCCTACTAGCTCCATATACTACTGAAGTTCTAGTTTTTTTAAATAAAATAGTCATCTCCCATTCTAAAAACATTATATTTCCATTTTGTACAGCGTTAACAATTTTCATTTCTAATTTTTTTGATCTTTTAGTAAGCCTTTCAATCATTTCTTTGAAATCTTTCAATCCATTAATTTCCTGAATAGAGTCTCTAAAATGAATATTTTC encodes the following:
- a CDS encoding SDR family NAD(P)-dependent oxidoreductase, translated to MKKKIFKYWKEYKWSNVMAMIKNMREEPKRCDLRFDNKLVVITGATSGIGYYTAKKYASMGANLLTINRNLEKSKKLKEEIENEFNTKCDYFIADLSILNNIYNTANYLLSLDTNIDVLIHNAGVFYTKKKITKDGLEENFVVHFLAPFIINNILLDKFNKQGKGRIILVSSEGYRFSVWGPDLDDLMFEKNKYSGLKGYGNAKICQILTMHIYSKLLNGPTIIAMHPGAVKTNTGKDNGKTYKLFKSTFIDSFSKTPEISAEALYYLGVSPEMENVTDKFFHLTKEEELTPPAKDMEIACKLWDLSVKIAKLEGVSLCQKSLLSEEESLA
- a CDS encoding inositol monophosphatase family protein, translating into MDILQVMIKAAKEAGDILLTKKKKLKNIKTKKSSSDLVSEADLESQKIIIDIIMNEFSDAIILAEETWNGDKRILKHGKKVFVIDPLDGTLNYVHGMDFYSVSIGMLDDGEIKYGVVYLPEIDKLYYAEKGKGSYLNGVKLFRNDNKKLSESMFVTGWPYEEELFKKAYDAIAKIQKNIHEVRILGSAAGELCMLAEGKIDGYWEYGLGPWDLAAGVLIAKEAGMEVYSIHQKEFDISKGEIIATFKENIDEVYRILKE
- a CDS encoding NAD(P)/FAD-dependent oxidoreductase is translated as MSKVIVVGGGISGLTSAIYLARAGKNVLLIEKNNSCGGLFNSFYRNGFRFEGGARAIVNSGLVKPMIEELNIDLKFYPNPITLRVENEQIVVKGEDSIEDYTMLLKKLYPNSSKYIDNIIKEIKKIIEDMKVLYGVDNPLFKKNKALLIPRLIAWVFKFIHTMYRINKLNMPFEEYLKKLSKDNSLNDIIGQHFFKNTPTFFAFSYFALYNDYLYPEGGMGNLVEKLVEKFLEFGGKTLYNTKIVKINPENNSIEDEYGKVYYYDNLIWAADLKYLYNNINSNSNKFNIKKKKILASKGAESVFSIFLGVDEPYETFEKIHTCHVFYTPFKKGLGELKDSTYILENWNSISKQDKINWIINYCKYNTFEISIPSLREPSASPEGKTGIIISFLFDYNITKKIKDEGWYNEFKKLIEDTVISILSENLYIGLKDKIILKFSASPLTIENTVLSSEGSIVGWAFDQELPVTNHIFYLSKSIKTPFKNIYNVGKWVYSPAGGPTAIMTGRIAANAIR
- a CDS encoding FAD-dependent oxidoreductase, which encodes MKTIIVGGGISGLTAACFSNDLYKKRDVLLIEKNSKCGGLVNTFTRDGFRFEGGVRALLNSGIIFPMLEKLNIELETLPNKVSMGIEDKIIHIRDENSILDYELMLKELYPENSNEISNLIKIIKKTMDNLKILYSVKNPLFANTKDYINYLPWLFKAIKVFAAMKNLNEPIEEFLKKRISNNSLIDIIDQHFFKYIPSFFALSYFYIYSDYFYPKGGVGVLSEKLEQKFLENNGKILYNTEIISIDVNKKYVVDQNGEKYYYDKLIWAADLKNLYTMVYVNNNKFIEEKEKILAAEPAESVYTVYVAVDEPPETFSKISNGHFFYTPSKRGLGEIHKSELEKIIQNGKKEDIIEWIEKFAKYNTYEISIPVLKDIDAAPKGKTGLIISTLFDYRLVKKLYNDGWYDEFKGYMEKHFIETLSNIYPMLKDKIIFKFSATPLTIENYADTYNGSIIGWSFKDKLPIVNSLSKSALTSIPNVYKAGKWAYSPSGIPMAILTSKIAADKI
- a CDS encoding nuclear transport factor 2 family protein, which encodes MDNIKTNENTKYAVKDIEHLKELWSKTYNTDGKPDWSHLLPYYHENIHFRDSIQEINGLKDFKEMIERLTKRSKKLEMKIVNAVQNGNIMFLEWEMTILFKKTRTSVVYGASRVILNEEGKIIDQRDYYDLWGDIFDNITGLAKPYRRFMRRVFG
- a CDS encoding EFR1 family ferrodoxin (N-terminal region resembles flavodoxins. C-terminal ferrodoxin region binds two 4Fe-4S clusters.), with translation MIMMAYFSGTGNTEYVSKLLKEKLESMGKKVEITKITLKNYDYSVDDCELFILLYPIHSFDVPWPVYKWLKKTKLNNIKTAILTVSAGAFIPPNSGSRIKLKRFFKSRNCEVFYEDDIQMPLNCIKPMEENEIYQILDKLPDKIDEIANNILNNVHKNTKPHFKGIMLSKVAIFQNLFAKIFAKGYIVNDNCNLCQWCIKNCPTNNISLKDGKIKFGLNCSLCLKCLYNCPQNAIEQKKYSFMVFKNVYNLKNYLSEVKK
- a CDS encoding SagB/ThcOx family dehydrogenase, with protein sequence MKKCGREILKSNWKALETEKPDKAKNIPIPPYIKPYDENGEFIDLLPPEYIKLGNIDIRNILENRKSRRSFQDKSLTLEELSYLLYYTQGVKNIVKDMVTFRTVPSAGATHPLETYLIIFNVEGIEKGIYRYIPTIHKLLLIKKGDFSKDIVDATIGQTFLGKSAVVFVWTAIPYRTEWKYSFESHKTIAIDAGHVCQNLYLTAESINCGTCAVAAYDQESMDKLIGVDGNDELVVYLAPVGKIK